A genome region from Cyanobacterium stanieri LEGE 03274 includes the following:
- a CDS encoding DASH family cryptochrome yields the protein MNNILIWFRNDLRLHDQECIYRALSTEPHHIIPFYCFDYRTYAQTSFGFPKTGKYRAKFIIESVADLQNSLQKIGSNLVVKKGKTEDEISKIVEKYQITEVYFSEETTAEERAMEKKLTKILDKKQVKTKTFWQSTLYFPDDLPFSIEELPDLFTNFRKQVEKKAEVYNTFKTPSSLPPLPQNIDIGKIPTLADLGLEEFTKDDRGVLTFIGGETEALKRLQYYLWETDNISNYKKTRNGMLGGDYSSKFSPWLAQGCLSPRLIYTEIEKYEQERVKNDSTYWLIFELLWRDFFRFTCLKYGNKVFHTSGLQNIQIPWQENQNLFELWCEGKTGYPLVDANMRELNATGFMSNRGRQNVASFLTKNLGINWQMGAEWFESLLIDYDVCSNWGNWNYTAGVGNDARGFRYFNIPKQSKDYDYQGGYLCHWLPEIASIKGEKIHEPWKLSKEEQRQFKVQLGVNYPRPMVDFFKSVKHNEKVYLGATR from the coding sequence ATGAATAATATTTTAATTTGGTTTCGTAATGACTTGAGATTACATGACCAAGAGTGTATATACAGAGCCTTATCAACAGAGCCTCATCATATAATCCCCTTTTATTGTTTTGACTATCGCACCTATGCACAAACATCATTCGGGTTTCCAAAAACAGGAAAATATCGAGCTAAATTTATCATTGAAAGTGTTGCAGATTTACAAAATTCCTTACAAAAAATAGGTAGTAACTTAGTAGTAAAAAAAGGAAAAACTGAAGACGAAATTTCTAAAATTGTTGAAAAATATCAAATCACTGAAGTTTATTTTTCCGAAGAAACCACCGCCGAAGAAAGAGCGATGGAAAAAAAACTAACCAAAATTTTAGATAAAAAACAAGTCAAAACAAAAACCTTCTGGCAAAGTACCCTCTATTTCCCCGATGACTTACCCTTCAGTATAGAAGAATTACCAGATCTTTTTACCAACTTCAGAAAACAAGTAGAAAAAAAAGCCGAAGTATATAACACCTTCAAAACCCCCTCATCCCTCCCTCCTCTACCCCAAAATATCGACATTGGCAAAATTCCCACCCTTGCCGACTTAGGCTTAGAAGAATTTACCAAAGATGATAGGGGCGTATTAACCTTTATCGGTGGAGAAACCGAAGCCCTCAAAAGACTACAGTATTATTTATGGGAAACAGACAATATCAGTAACTATAAAAAAACCCGTAACGGTATGCTAGGGGGTGACTACTCCTCCAAATTTTCCCCATGGTTAGCCCAAGGTTGCCTTTCTCCCCGTCTCATCTATACCGAAATCGAAAAATATGAACAAGAAAGAGTAAAAAACGACTCCACCTATTGGCTAATCTTTGAACTATTATGGCGCGACTTTTTCCGCTTTACCTGCCTCAAATATGGTAATAAAGTATTTCATACATCAGGATTACAAAATATTCAGATACCTTGGCAAGAAAACCAAAACTTATTCGAGTTATGGTGTGAGGGCAAAACAGGCTATCCCCTCGTAGATGCCAACATGAGAGAATTAAATGCCACTGGTTTTATGTCTAATCGAGGTAGGCAAAATGTCGCCAGTTTCCTAACCAAAAATCTCGGTATAAATTGGCAAATGGGCGCCGAATGGTTTGAATCTTTATTAATTGATTATGACGTATGTAGTAACTGGGGTAATTGGAATTACACCGCAGGGGTGGGTAATGATGCCCGTGGATTTCGTTACTTCAATATTCCCAAACAATCTAAAGATTATGACTATCAAGGAGGCTATCTATGCCATTGGTTGCCAGAAATAGCTTCTATCAAAGGGGAAAAAATTCACGAACCTTGGAAACTATCAAAGGAAGAACAGAGACAATTTAAGGTACAATTAGGGGTAAACTATCCTCGCCCGATGGTAGATTTTTTTAAATCCGTTAAGCATAACGAAAAAGTTTATTTGGGTGCTACTCGATGA
- the cysC gene encoding adenylyl-sulfate kinase translates to MEHKGVTVWFTGLSGAGKTTISQVVAQKLKDAGYKLEILDGDIVRTNLTKGLGFSKEDRDENIRRIGFVSNLLTRNGVIVIVSAISPYREVRDEVRGKIGNFVEVFVNAPLATCEERDVKGLYKKARSGEIKMFTGISDPYEPPLSPEIECRTDLEELDESVNKVLQGLKDLGYLAS, encoded by the coding sequence ATGGAGCATAAAGGCGTAACAGTTTGGTTTACAGGGCTTAGTGGGGCGGGAAAAACCACCATTAGTCAAGTAGTAGCACAAAAACTTAAGGATGCAGGTTATAAATTAGAAATTCTTGACGGTGATATTGTACGTACTAATTTAACCAAAGGGTTAGGTTTTAGTAAAGAAGATAGAGACGAAAATATTCGTCGTATCGGTTTTGTTTCTAACCTGTTAACCCGTAATGGTGTGATCGTTATTGTATCAGCTATTTCTCCTTATCGTGAAGTCAGAGACGAAGTTAGAGGAAAAATTGGTAATTTTGTAGAAGTATTTGTAAATGCTCCTTTGGCTACCTGCGAGGAAAGAGATGTAAAGGGTTTATATAAAAAGGCTAGATCTGGGGAAATTAAAATGTTTACGGGTATCAGTGATCCTTATGAACCTCCTTTAAGTCCTGAAATAGAGTGTAGAACAGATTTAGAGGAATTGGATGAAAGTGTTAACAAAGTTTTACAAGGGTTAAAGGATTTAGGTTATTTAGCTAGTTAA
- a CDS encoding asparagine synthase-related protein gives MPGIFGFTRGDDLYGSSVETLERMQDILFHQSFYEKDSLFVDENIAASRCDLNVLQKQPQPYHQNGIFIWFSGEFYNQKELLNCLLDKQFNNDLELLYNLYCTNKSLSFLKDIDGLYSAVIYDTVTNKLHLISDRYGWKHLYWTTYKESLVWGCEAKVILELPNFTPEIDSLAVEEFLSLRHFIGNRTWFKDVQLLSASTILTYDLDTKSISQRRYWWWNQIKPLSGKINEKEIAQELGRLFINCVERQSENGKVGLTLSGGLDSRFILASMPNNPDSIHAVSFMGEDEIKIAAQVAKVKGADFHPLVTNRENHLVDFCQAVWWADGECSLKQQFIYPFQSIRNNSWFDINLHGMAGGGVVGGSLLFDSDKFIDNYVIKKLKISPNNQSLIESLTSAFQVNDYDSHIFCMDNRVRCFGIRMAKLNRFLGVENRFPFANNKFQELLYSVPNELKVNNQLYAKILLMYFPKFYKSIPWQSTGEPIGSPSIMKLFLKKTRNFEYKLNRKLNKFTNLEINLVNKNKKKSTKNQKINSSDLISQEPVFSLFNEIINDPNPMYCNYVKDYNLKHLWKEHLEGKNRWEIISRLLTLEIWLQQVFNNKYKS, from the coding sequence ATGCCTGGTATTTTTGGCTTTACTCGAGGAGATGATTTGTATGGTAGTAGTGTTGAAACACTAGAAAGAATGCAGGATATTCTTTTTCACCAATCATTTTATGAGAAAGATAGTTTATTTGTTGATGAAAATATTGCTGCTAGTCGTTGTGATTTGAATGTTTTACAAAAACAGCCTCAGCCATATCACCAAAATGGTATTTTTATTTGGTTTTCTGGGGAGTTTTATAATCAAAAGGAGTTACTTAATTGTTTATTAGATAAACAATTTAATAATGATTTAGAATTGTTGTACAATTTATATTGTACCAATAAAAGTCTTTCTTTTTTAAAAGATATAGATGGACTTTATTCGGCAGTTATTTACGATACAGTCACCAATAAATTACATTTAATTTCTGATCGATATGGTTGGAAACACTTATATTGGACAACATACAAAGAATCTTTAGTTTGGGGTTGCGAAGCGAAAGTAATATTAGAGTTGCCGAATTTCACACCAGAAATTGATTCTTTGGCGGTGGAAGAATTTTTATCACTTAGACATTTTATCGGGAATCGTACTTGGTTTAAAGATGTCCAACTTCTGAGCGCTTCTACTATTTTAACCTATGATTTAGACACAAAATCAATTAGTCAAAGGCGATATTGGTGGTGGAATCAAATTAAACCGCTATCGGGAAAAATTAATGAGAAAGAAATCGCACAAGAGTTAGGTAGATTATTTATTAACTGTGTTGAAAGACAAAGCGAAAACGGAAAAGTAGGATTAACTTTGAGTGGGGGTTTAGATTCACGTTTTATTTTAGCTTCTATGCCCAATAATCCTGATTCTATTCATGCTGTTAGTTTTATGGGAGAAGATGAAATTAAAATCGCCGCTCAGGTAGCAAAGGTTAAGGGCGCTGATTTTCATCCTTTAGTAACAAATAGAGAAAACCATCTTGTGGATTTTTGTCAGGCTGTATGGTGGGCGGATGGAGAGTGTAGTTTGAAACAGCAGTTTATTTATCCTTTTCAAAGTATTAGAAATAATAGTTGGTTTGATATTAATTTGCATGGGATGGCTGGGGGAGGTGTGGTTGGTGGTAGTTTATTATTTGACTCAGATAAATTCATTGATAATTACGTAATCAAAAAACTTAAAATTTCTCCCAATAATCAATCTTTAATTGAAAGTTTGACAAGTGCTTTTCAAGTCAATGATTATGATTCTCATATCTTCTGTATGGATAATAGAGTTAGATGTTTTGGAATCAGAATGGCAAAGTTAAATCGATTTTTGGGGGTTGAAAATAGATTTCCATTTGCTAATAATAAATTTCAAGAGTTACTTTATTCTGTTCCTAATGAGTTAAAAGTTAATAATCAATTGTATGCAAAAATACTTTTGATGTATTTTCCTAAATTTTATAAATCAATTCCCTGGCAGAGTACAGGTGAACCGATTGGATCACCTTCTATAATGAAATTATTTTTGAAAAAAACTAGAAATTTTGAATATAAACTTAATAGAAAATTGAATAAATTTACAAACTTAGAAATTAATTTAGTTAATAAAAACAAAAAAAAATCTACAAAAAATCAAAAAATAAATTCTTCGGATTTAATTAGTCAAGAGCCTGTTTTTTCTTTATTTAACGAGATTATTAATGATCCTAATCCTATGTATTGTAATTATGTCAAGGATTATAATTTAAAACATTTATGGAAAGAACATTTAGAGGGGAAAAATAGATGGGAAATAATCTCTCGATTATTAACTTTGGAAATTTGGTTACAGCAAGTTTTTAATAATAAATATAAAAGTTAG
- a CDS encoding TIGR00297 family protein, whose translation MNIDNLNPWLLGIIVNTVLISLAFILPKKLLTVSGYLNAWLLGVIVWGCLSWQGYLVVLFYFFVGSSVTRIGMEEKQEQGIAEKRDGVRGPENVWGSALIATICALGYFFVSPMWQPLMVLGYVASFATKLSDTCASEVGKAYGKRTFLITTFKPVPRGTEGAVSLEGTLAGVVASVIIAFLAYVLGLMGMGGIVICVVSAFVATNFESFVGATFQENFECLTNEVVNIINTFVGAMSAIALSYYFIH comes from the coding sequence ATGAACATTGACAATTTAAATCCTTGGTTGTTGGGTATTATTGTTAATACAGTGTTAATCTCTTTGGCTTTTATCTTGCCTAAAAAACTTTTAACGGTTTCGGGTTATCTCAATGCTTGGTTGTTGGGGGTAATTGTTTGGGGTTGTTTGAGTTGGCAGGGTTATTTAGTAGTTTTGTTTTACTTTTTTGTGGGTTCTAGTGTAACTCGTATTGGTATGGAGGAAAAGCAAGAACAAGGCATTGCGGAAAAAAGGGATGGGGTGAGGGGGCCTGAAAATGTATGGGGTAGTGCTTTGATTGCGACTATCTGCGCCCTTGGTTATTTTTTTGTTTCTCCTATGTGGCAACCTTTAATGGTTTTGGGATATGTGGCGAGTTTTGCTACTAAGTTATCGGATACTTGTGCGTCAGAAGTGGGAAAGGCTTACGGTAAAAGGACTTTTTTGATTACGACTTTTAAGCCTGTGCCGAGGGGTACGGAGGGCGCTGTTAGTCTTGAGGGTACTTTGGCGGGAGTTGTAGCTAGTGTTATTATTGCTTTTCTTGCCTATGTTTTGGGTTTAATGGGTATGGGGGGAATTGTGATTTGTGTGGTGTCGGCTTTTGTGGCGACTAATTTTGAAAGTTTTGTGGGGGCGACTTTTCAGGAAAATTTTGAGTGCTTAACTAATGAGGTGGTTAATATCATTAATACGTTTGTGGGGGCTATGAGTGCGATCGCCCTTAGCTATTATTTCATTCATTAA
- a CDS encoding cation-transporting P-type ATPase, producing the protein MSAITKTNTYYDVPEQEVGAIFATDLQQGLTPEEVANRYEKYGYNELEAKAGKPPWLKFLLQFNQPLLYILIIAGTIKAFLGSWTNAWVIWGVTLINAIIGYVQEAKAEGAINSLSKSVTTEATVFREGQKIRLPSKDLVPGDVVQLMSGDKVPADLRLFEIRNLQVDESALTGESVPVQKALAILPSDTPLADRKNMAYAGTFVTFGQAMGLVVATAKDTEVGKISQSMEKSVNLMTPLTRKFAEFSHTLLYIILALASFTFFVGIGRGRSFADMFEAAVALAVSAIPEGLPAVVTITLAIGVNRMAARNAIVRKLPAVETLGGATVICSDKTGTLTENQMTVQQIYTGDKIYHVTGGGYSSKGDILEGDGVVEDLPFSLQECLLGGLLCNDSRLERKGNYKIVIGDPTEGALITVASKAGYSQSHFNTTFPRLDSIPFESDYQYMATLHDTSEYHPETPRVIYVKGSVEKMLERCKQGYDVQENIIPLDPTAILAQVEAMASEGLRVLAFARKVAPDHQHSIDHDDLEQDLVFLGLQGMIDPPRAEAIAAVHACQNAGIQVKMITGDHISTASAIARRLGINKNGNLLSFEGKQIAKMEPHEQEEAVINGSVFARVAPEQKLQLVEILQSQGDVVAMTGDGVNDAPALKQAQIGIAMGKAGTDVARESADMLLTDDNFASIEAAVEEGRTVYQNLKKAISFLLPVNGGESMTILISALLARDLPILSLQVLWLNMINSVTMTVPLAFEPKSANTMKRPPRNPNEGLLSGNLLKRVLAISAFNWILIFGMFEWALDYYRDFDNTLAIARTMAIQALVLARIIYLISVSELGNSLMAKLKGKSISLGNVSAISYGILGAIVLQIVFSQVPFMNTLFRTAPLDLNQWLICLIPLVPMIPMALLVNKFFPPISHQ; encoded by the coding sequence ATGAGTGCTATCACTAAAACGAACACCTATTACGATGTACCCGAACAGGAAGTCGGTGCAATTTTTGCCACAGATTTACAACAGGGTTTAACCCCAGAAGAAGTGGCTAACCGCTACGAAAAGTACGGATATAATGAACTAGAGGCCAAAGCAGGTAAACCCCCATGGCTCAAATTTTTACTACAGTTCAATCAACCTTTACTATATATTCTGATCATTGCAGGAACTATCAAAGCATTTTTAGGCTCTTGGACAAATGCTTGGGTAATTTGGGGTGTAACCTTAATTAATGCCATCATTGGCTATGTGCAAGAAGCCAAAGCAGAAGGCGCCATTAACTCTCTATCTAAATCCGTCACCACAGAAGCCACGGTATTTAGGGAAGGACAAAAAATCCGCTTACCTTCAAAGGATTTAGTACCGGGGGATGTAGTACAGTTGATGTCGGGGGATAAAGTTCCCGCTGATTTGAGATTGTTTGAAATTCGTAATTTACAGGTAGATGAGTCAGCCCTGACGGGGGAATCTGTACCTGTGCAAAAAGCCTTGGCAATATTGCCATCGGATACCCCTTTAGCGGATCGTAAAAATATGGCCTATGCGGGAACTTTTGTTACCTTTGGACAGGCCATGGGTTTAGTGGTGGCAACGGCAAAGGATACAGAGGTAGGCAAAATCTCCCAATCCATGGAAAAAAGTGTTAATTTGATGACCCCTTTAACTCGCAAGTTTGCGGAATTTAGTCATACTCTTTTATATATCATTCTAGCTCTGGCTAGTTTTACTTTTTTTGTGGGCATTGGACGGGGACGCAGTTTTGCAGATATGTTTGAAGCGGCGGTGGCTTTGGCGGTAAGTGCTATCCCTGAAGGTTTACCGGCTGTGGTAACCATTACTTTAGCTATCGGGGTTAATCGTATGGCGGCCAGAAATGCGATCGTCAGAAAATTACCCGCGGTGGAAACGTTGGGAGGAGCAACGGTTATTTGTTCGGATAAAACTGGTACATTGACGGAAAATCAGATGACTGTCCAACAAATATATACAGGAGACAAAATCTACCATGTCACGGGGGGGGGTTATAGTTCTAAAGGAGACATCTTAGAAGGAGATGGGGTTGTGGAAGATTTACCCTTTAGTCTTCAAGAATGTTTGCTCGGTGGATTACTTTGTAATGATTCCCGTTTAGAGCGCAAGGGAAACTATAAAATTGTGATTGGAGATCCCACGGAAGGGGCTTTAATTACCGTGGCTTCTAAGGCTGGTTATAGTCAATCCCATTTTAATACTACTTTTCCTCGTCTTGATTCGATTCCTTTTGAGTCGGATTATCAATATATGGCGACGCTCCATGATACTAGCGAATATCATCCTGAAACCCCGAGAGTTATCTATGTAAAGGGTTCGGTGGAGAAGATGTTGGAGCGTTGTAAGCAAGGTTATGATGTCCAAGAAAATATTATTCCATTAGATCCCACGGCTATTCTTGCACAGGTGGAAGCTATGGCATCGGAGGGTTTGAGGGTGTTGGCTTTTGCCCGTAAGGTGGCACCGGATCATCAACATTCCATTGATCATGATGATTTGGAACAGGATTTAGTTTTCCTTGGTTTGCAGGGTATGATTGATCCTCCCCGAGCAGAGGCGATCGCCGCTGTCCACGCTTGTCAGAATGCGGGAATACAGGTAAAAATGATTACGGGGGATCATATTTCTACTGCCAGTGCGATCGCCCGTCGTCTGGGTATCAACAAAAATGGTAATTTACTCAGTTTTGAAGGGAAACAAATCGCCAAAATGGAACCCCACGAACAAGAAGAGGCGGTGATTAATGGTTCTGTGTTTGCGAGGGTTGCCCCAGAACAAAAATTACAACTGGTGGAAATCTTGCAATCTCAGGGGGATGTAGTGGCCATGACGGGGGATGGAGTTAACGATGCCCCCGCCCTCAAACAAGCTCAAATAGGCATTGCCATGGGTAAGGCAGGGACAGATGTGGCAAGGGAATCGGCGGATATGCTCTTGACGGATGATAATTTTGCCTCCATCGAAGCGGCGGTGGAGGAGGGGCGCACGGTTTACCAAAACTTGAAAAAAGCCATTTCTTTTCTTCTTCCTGTCAATGGGGGGGAATCCATGACTATCCTGATTAGCGCCTTGTTAGCTCGGGATTTACCGATCCTGTCTTTACAAGTATTGTGGCTCAATATGATTAATTCTGTGACCATGACAGTACCCCTCGCCTTTGAACCAAAATCGGCTAACACCATGAAACGTCCCCCTAGAAACCCCAATGAGGGCTTACTTTCGGGTAATCTTTTAAAACGGGTTTTGGCTATTTCTGCTTTTAACTGGATTTTGATTTTTGGAATGTTTGAGTGGGCGCTAGATTATTATCGTGATTTTGACAATACTTTGGCGATCGCCCGTACCATGGCTATTCAAGCCCTTGTGTTAGCACGGATTATTTATCTTATCAGTGTCAGTGAACTAGGAAACTCCCTTATGGCTAAATTGAAAGGAAAAAGCATTTCTCTGGGTAACGTCTCGGCTATCTCCTACGGTATCCTGGGGGCGATCGTTTTACAAATTGTCTTTAGTCAAGTTCCCTTCATGAATACTCTATTTCGCACTGCACCCCTTGACTTGAATCAATGGTTAATCTGTCTTATACCCCTTGTGCCAATGATTCCCATGGCTTTATTAGTGAATAAATTTTTTCCGCCCATTTCTCATCAATAG
- a CDS encoding peroxiredoxin-like family protein, with amino-acid sequence MTNSATLGQFAPYTLFQETQRQRVSDGEMISVLSGCENANRTLMIVLPQLGDFDTLEYAWWLQRKWDFMENNNIAVRAIAIGNLASGKKFCQYTGFPEECLFIDTTAEIHRQLGLYQGLNWGLPFFSQTQNAWLNLLLMCAGIGSKGTLKEVFRGYKGDRTSPPLFKNEEEIKIKPLPTIKGEFFNKAGKSYQRPFELATLRLKNMVEVLNNWRTYVPDDRYITQRGATFLFDNQGNIIYEHRDQGILGFAENMSNPLDFLSKVR; translated from the coding sequence ATGACTAATTCTGCAACTTTAGGGCAGTTTGCCCCCTACACTCTATTCCAAGAAACTCAACGACAAAGGGTAAGTGATGGCGAGATGATTTCGGTGTTGTCTGGTTGTGAAAATGCCAATCGCACTTTAATGATAGTATTACCTCAACTCGGTGATTTTGATACTTTGGAATATGCTTGGTGGTTACAAAGGAAGTGGGATTTTATGGAAAATAATAACATTGCTGTAAGGGCGATCGCCATTGGAAACCTTGCATCAGGGAAAAAGTTTTGTCAATATACTGGATTTCCTGAAGAATGTTTATTTATTGATACCACTGCCGAAATTCATCGACAGTTGGGTTTATATCAGGGTTTAAATTGGGGCTTACCTTTCTTTTCTCAGACTCAAAATGCTTGGTTAAATCTTTTGCTAATGTGTGCAGGAATTGGCAGTAAAGGTACTCTGAAGGAGGTTTTTCGGGGTTATAAGGGCGATCGCACTTCACCCCCATTATTTAAAAATGAAGAGGAAATCAAAATAAAACCGTTACCAACAATTAAAGGAGAATTTTTTAATAAAGCAGGAAAAAGCTATCAACGCCCCTTTGAATTAGCCACCCTCAGACTAAAAAACATGGTGGAAGTGTTAAATAATTGGCGAACCTATGTACCCGATGATCGTTATATTACGCAAAGGGGAGCAACATTTTTATTTGATAATCAGGGCAATATAATCTATGAACATCGAGATCAAGGAATCTTGGGATTTGCAGAAAACATGAGTAATCCTCTAGATTTTTTAAGTAAGGTGCGCTGA